Proteins encoded by one window of Methylovirgula ligni:
- the nuoK gene encoding NADH-quinone oxidoreductase subunit NuoK — protein sequence MQIALGHYLVVAAILFTLGIAGIIVNRKNIIVILMSVELILLSVNINLVAFSAFLGDLTGQVFALFVLTVAAAEAAIGLAILVTYYRNRGTIAVEDINLMKG from the coding sequence ATGCAGATCGCGCTTGGTCATTATCTCGTCGTCGCAGCGATCCTGTTCACGCTCGGCATCGCCGGCATCATCGTCAACCGCAAGAACATCATCGTCATCCTGATGTCGGTCGAGCTGATCCTGCTGTCGGTCAACATCAACCTCGTCGCTTTCTCGGCCTTTCTCGGCGATCTCACCGGCCAGGTCTTCGCGCTCTTCGTGCTGACGGTCGCGGCGGCCGAGGCGGCGATCGGCCTCGCCATTCTCGTGACCTATTATCGCAACCGCGGCACCATCGCGGTTGAAGACATCAACCTGATGAAGGGCTGA
- a CDS encoding NADH-quinone oxidoreductase subunit J, whose product MSTVTFFFYLFSAIMIASAFMVITARNPVHSVLFLILAFVNAAGLFLLLGAEFLAMILVIVYVGAVAVLFLFVVMMLDVDFAELKQGFQRNLPFGVTIGGIVLVELAFCVAAWRLSAGALTQTQSPTPHGLTNTAALGHVLYTQYAYLFEASGLVLLTAMIGAIVLTLQHKAGVKRQNIAEQNARTAVTAVELKKQPSRAGV is encoded by the coding sequence ATGAGCACTGTCACCTTCTTCTTTTATCTTTTTTCCGCGATCATGATCGCTTCGGCTTTCATGGTGATCACGGCGCGCAATCCGGTTCATTCGGTCCTGTTTCTCATCCTCGCCTTCGTCAATGCGGCCGGGCTTTTCCTGCTGCTCGGCGCGGAATTTTTGGCGATGATCCTCGTCATAGTCTATGTCGGTGCGGTGGCGGTGCTTTTCCTCTTCGTCGTCATGATGCTCGATGTCGATTTCGCCGAATTGAAGCAGGGCTTTCAACGCAATCTGCCCTTCGGCGTGACCATCGGCGGCATCGTCCTTGTCGAACTCGCCTTTTGCGTTGCGGCCTGGCGCCTCAGCGCCGGCGCGCTGACGCAGACGCAATCGCCGACGCCGCACGGCCTCACCAACACGGCGGCGCTCGGACACGTCCTTTACACGCAATATGCCTATCTGTTCGAGGCGTCCGGCCTCGTGCTGCTGACGGCCATGATCGGCGCCATCGTGCTCACCCTGCAACATAAGGCGGGCGTGAAGCGCCAGAATATCGCCGAGCAGAACGCGCGCACGGCCGTCACGGCCGTCGAGCTGAAGAAACAGCCTTCGCGGGCGGGGGTGTAG